A single Ignavibacteriales bacterium DNA region contains:
- a CDS encoding sigma-54-dependent Fis family transcriptional regulator, with translation MAVQETSASSTAPAATELFNGSTPVRNVSLLIVDDELSFLRSLRRLLWEQGYEDVTIEQNPDAVIPLLAEKPFDLIILDVNMPGLDGLSLLERIVQQSPEIPVIMLTAIENVKTAFNAIKTGAYDYIIKPPDLDRLFITMQRALEKSLLQKERDWLRSETYKSGKEKESIDADFSDIITGAPQMKRVFQLIKIFAPTNETILITGETGTGKDLIARKIHDLSPRSKQPFVPVNLASISPSLFESELFGHEKGSFTGAHGDKTGFFESANNGTLFLDEIGELPKDLQGKLLRVIQYNEIYRIGSTRPVKLNTRIIAATNKELLSEVQKNEFRADLYYRLNRGYIHLPPLRERGNDPVLLARHFLSVGERIYNKILRGFTPEAQAKLQNYSFPGNIRELENVVLNAAAQAPSGGMVSELMIPAAGHQEPSQQRGEQLSRFLPLEEAMDEYIRQVLQAFGGNQQKAAFVLGISERTLQRKIKKSKELNG, from the coding sequence ATGGCTGTGCAAGAGACCTCAGCGAGTAGCACTGCCCCGGCGGCAACAGAGCTTTTTAACGGAAGCACTCCGGTACGGAATGTTTCCCTGCTGATTGTGGATGACGAGCTGTCATTCCTCAGGTCCCTTAGGCGGCTGCTGTGGGAGCAGGGTTACGAGGATGTGACCATTGAGCAGAATCCGGACGCGGTGATTCCACTGCTTGCTGAAAAACCGTTCGATTTGATTATATTGGACGTTAATATGCCGGGATTAGACGGACTGAGTCTGCTTGAGAGAATTGTGCAGCAGAGTCCTGAAATTCCGGTTATCATGCTCACGGCTATTGAGAATGTTAAGACCGCGTTTAACGCAATAAAGACCGGCGCTTATGATTACATCATTAAGCCGCCCGATCTTGACCGCCTCTTTATTACCATGCAGCGCGCGCTTGAAAAATCGCTGCTGCAAAAGGAGCGGGACTGGCTCAGGAGTGAGACCTATAAATCCGGGAAGGAAAAAGAAAGCATTGATGCTGATTTTTCCGACATCATTACCGGCGCTCCGCAGATGAAGCGGGTTTTTCAGCTTATTAAAATTTTCGCGCCGACTAATGAAACGATTCTAATTACGGGGGAGACAGGTACCGGCAAGGATTTAATAGCGCGGAAGATTCATGATCTTTCACCCCGGTCTAAACAGCCGTTTGTTCCGGTGAATCTGGCTTCAATATCGCCATCGCTGTTTGAGTCAGAACTCTTCGGGCATGAAAAGGGCTCATTCACCGGTGCGCACGGTGATAAAACAGGTTTTTTTGAATCAGCCAATAACGGCACGCTCTTTCTTGATGAAATAGGAGAACTGCCAAAGGATCTGCAGGGCAAACTGCTTAGGGTGATTCAGTATAATGAAATTTACCGGATCGGAAGCACCCGCCCGGTCAAACTGAATACGCGAATCATAGCGGCCACCAATAAGGAGCTGCTGAGCGAAGTGCAGAAGAATGAGTTCCGGGCAGATCTCTATTACCGGCTGAACCGCGGATATATCCATCTGCCGCCGCTGCGCGAGCGGGGGAATGATCCGGTTCTGCTGGCAAGACATTTTCTTTCAGTGGGAGAGCGTATATATAACAAGATCCTGCGGGGCTTTACCCCCGAGGCACAGGCAAAGCTGCAGAACTATTCCTTCCCCGGAAATATCCGGGAGCTTGAAAACGTAGTTCTGAACGCAGCCGCTCAGGCGCCTTCGGGAGGGATGGTATCGGAACTGATGATACCCGCGGCAGGGCATCAGGAGCCGTCGCAGCAGCGCGGCGAGCAGTTAAGCAGATTTTTACCACTGGAGGAAGCAATGGATGAGTATATCCGGCAGGTATTGCAGGCTTTCGGGGGAAATCAGCAAAAGGCAGCGTTCGTCCTTGGCATCAGTGAAAGAACGCTGCAAAGAAAAATTAAAAAATCAAAGGAGCTAAACGGCTAA
- a CDS encoding peptide chain release factor 3: MSLNKEIAKRKTFAIISHPDAGKTTLTEKLLLYSGAIQIAGAVKSNKIKKTAASDFLEIEKQRGISVATSVLSFEYDDKKINLLDTPGHKDFAEDTYRTLTAVDSVILVIDSVKGVEEQTEKLMGVCRMRKTPVIIFINKMDREGQPPVDLLDEVEAKLDIRVRPLTWPVGYGQSFKGVYNIYKHSFAFFTSNKTTIEDDIQTFKDLDDPALAEVLGSSVGKLKEDLELINGVYEEFTPELYLSGEVAPVFFGSALNNFGIKELLETFCELAPVPAPREATHGLVKPDEEKFSGFVFKIHANLDPKHRDRIAFLRVCSGKFERNKFYHHVRLNRDMKFPSPATFMASTKNVIDDAFPGDVIGLYDSGTFKIGDTLTEGENFMFKGIPRFSPEIFREVRITDPFKSKQLEKGIRYLTDEGLAQLFTQNLGTKKVVGVVGELQFDVMKFRLFHEFGASCDFYPLSFHKALWVKFNDPSEIDELKRIRYNNLYYDKNDNLVYLAESEFSLRMAQQNNPKAQFLTSVEHNDQTVELEL; encoded by the coding sequence ATGAGCCTAAATAAAGAAATTGCCAAACGAAAAACTTTTGCTATTATAAGTCATCCCGATGCGGGGAAGACGACTCTTACGGAGAAGCTGCTGCTTTATTCCGGAGCGATTCAGATTGCCGGAGCGGTGAAGTCCAATAAGATTAAAAAGACAGCTGCGTCTGACTTTCTTGAGATTGAAAAGCAGAGGGGCATTTCAGTCGCGACTTCTGTTCTTTCATTTGAGTATGATGATAAAAAAATTAATCTGCTTGATACCCCCGGCCACAAAGATTTTGCCGAGGATACGTACCGCACACTGACCGCGGTTGACTCCGTCATCCTGGTGATTGACAGCGTGAAAGGTGTTGAGGAGCAGACGGAAAAACTGATGGGAGTCTGCCGTATGCGGAAGACTCCGGTGATTATCTTCATAAACAAAATGGACCGTGAGGGGCAGCCTCCGGTTGATCTGCTTGATGAGGTTGAGGCAAAGCTTGATATCCGCGTGCGACCGCTGACCTGGCCCGTGGGTTACGGACAGAGTTTTAAGGGAGTGTATAATATATATAAGCACTCTTTTGCCTTTTTTACCTCCAACAAGACAACCATTGAGGATGATATACAGACCTTTAAGGATCTTGATGATCCCGCTCTTGCTGAAGTGCTTGGGAGCAGTGTGGGCAAACTCAAGGAAGATCTTGAACTGATTAACGGCGTGTATGAGGAGTTCACTCCTGAACTCTATCTGAGCGGTGAGGTCGCGCCGGTATTCTTCGGCAGCGCGCTCAATAACTTCGGCATCAAAGAATTGCTTGAAACCTTTTGTGAACTTGCCCCGGTGCCTGCTCCGCGTGAAGCAACGCACGGTCTGGTTAAACCCGATGAAGAGAAGTTCAGCGGATTTGTCTTTAAGATACACGCCAATCTTGACCCCAAGCACCGCGATCGCATTGCGTTTCTGAGAGTCTGCTCAGGAAAGTTTGAGCGGAATAAGTTTTATCATCACGTGCGGCTGAACCGTGATATGAAGTTCCCCAGCCCTGCTACATTTATGGCATCAACCAAGAATGTGATTGATGATGCATTCCCCGGTGATGTGATAGGATTGTATGATTCCGGAACGTTTAAGATTGGTGATACCTTAACGGAAGGGGAGAACTTCATGTTTAAGGGAATACCCCGCTTCTCACCGGAGATCTTCCGTGAAGTGCGCATTACTGATCCGTTTAAATCAAAGCAGCTTGAAAAAGGAATTCGCTATTTAACAGATGAAGGACTTGCGCAGCTTTTTACGCAGAACCTCGGCACCAAAAAAGTTGTGGGAGTTGTGGGTGAATTGCAGTTTGATGTAATGAAGTTCCGTCTGTTTCATGAGTTCGGCGCAAGCTGCGACTTTTATCCCTTAAGTTTTCATAAAGCGCTGTGGGTTAAATTTAATGATCCTTCCGAGATAGATGAACTGAAGCGCATCAGATATAACAATCTCTATTATGATAAAAATGATAATCTGGTATATCTGGCTGAATCGGAGTTCTCGCTGAGAATGGCTCAGCAGAATAACCCGAAGGCACAATTCCTCACCAGTGTTGAGCATAATGATCAGACAGTGGAACTTGAATTATGA
- a CDS encoding PorV/PorQ family protein, producing the protein MLKKLVLVLILGSSAIFPQTVLSKYAGEFLAIGVGGRPLGMGGAYTAIANDVTAGYYNPAGLANLNYPQISLMHDERYGNLVNYNYAAFALPYGSEYSFGLSVMRLGVDGIPDTRNALIDRSTGQVIYDINSPAAKLDPSLVKEFSNQDWAIYLTGAKRHSKDLYFGINMKLIYRKIAEFSATGIGFDAGVMYFPAENLSLGANVQDVTTTLVGWSTGRNELISPTLKLGAAYKLEVFGLAFSPALDFDVRFEGREYAAQFNMGPVSIDPHFGGELSYKNLFAVRGGYNDVKQFTMGAGVRLPKLNIDYSFARFTMSEEDRLPDTHRISLILTLEEARFLRSVNN; encoded by the coding sequence ATGCTGAAAAAGCTTGTTTTGGTGCTGATTCTGGGGAGCAGCGCAATTTTCCCCCAGACTGTTCTGAGTAAATACGCCGGAGAATTTCTTGCCATTGGGGTGGGCGGACGCCCGCTCGGCATGGGAGGCGCCTATACGGCTATTGCCAATGATGTCACCGCAGGATATTATAACCCCGCCGGTCTCGCCAATCTGAACTACCCCCAGATCTCCCTGATGCACGATGAGCGTTACGGCAATCTGGTTAATTATAACTACGCGGCTTTTGCTCTCCCCTACGGCTCTGAATACTCATTCGGGCTGAGCGTTATGCGGCTCGGAGTGGATGGCATCCCTGATACCCGCAACGCCCTGATTGACCGCTCCACCGGACAGGTGATTTATGATATCAACTCCCCTGCGGCAAAACTTGACCCATCTCTTGTTAAGGAGTTCAGCAATCAGGACTGGGCAATATATCTCACCGGAGCCAAGAGGCACTCAAAAGATTTATACTTCGGTATAAACATGAAGCTGATCTACCGGAAGATAGCCGAGTTCAGCGCGACAGGAATCGGGTTTGACGCAGGCGTGATGTATTTCCCCGCTGAAAATCTTTCACTCGGAGCAAATGTGCAGGATGTTACCACTACCCTGGTAGGATGGAGCACCGGACGGAATGAACTGATCAGCCCCACACTTAAACTGGGCGCTGCATATAAACTTGAAGTATTTGGTCTTGCATTCTCCCCCGCGCTTGATTTTGATGTCCGCTTTGAAGGAAGAGAATACGCAGCACAGTTTAATATGGGACCCGTGAGCATTGATCCTCATTTCGGAGGAGAACTCAGCTATAAAAATCTTTTTGCCGTGCGCGGAGGATATAATGATGTGAAGCAGTTCACCATGGGAGCCGGAGTGCGCCTGCCAAAGCTAAATATAGATTACTCATTCGCGCGCTTCACCATGTCAGAGGAAGACCGCCTGCCCGATACACACCGTATATCTCTGATTCTCACCCTTGAAGAAGCAAGATTCCTGAGATCAGTGAACAATTAA